Genomic window (Oenanthe melanoleuca isolate GR-GAL-2019-014 chromosome 1A, OMel1.0, whole genome shotgun sequence):
GGGGACACTGAACCTCCAGTGTAAAGCACTGAGTGAGCTGGGATTTCTGGGTTTATATAATCTCCTAAAATAGTTACagggtcaaaaaaaaaaaaaaaaaaaaaaaaaaaaaaaaaaaaaaaaaaaaatcttgcctTACATTTAAAGGGAGTTTTAGGGGATGAGACTTCCCTTTTGTTCACTCAACTCTCTTCTGTTCTCACTGTTTGTTACACCCAGTGCCTGTGCCAAGTCCTGAGGCCACCTCCTCTGTACCAGGCCAGAATTCCCAGGGCTGTTCCAGAGATGGAACAAGACACAGCTGTGAGACCATAACTTATTAAATTAACTTTTAGACGCTGCATAAATGTACAGGACTTTGAGAGTGGAAGACTCTGTCTCCTCTTCTGACAAATCACAATATTTCAACTAATAAAATATTGCCATTTCTTCCCTGCTAGGGTTTCCCTGATATTGTTAGGACAAACACACGTCTGTCAGATAAGGCTGGAAAGTTCCTCCTGAGATGCTCTGTTAGTTTCTCTGTATAGCTCCTCCACCAGCCTCAGGCAGTGGGTCAATAATTTGGGTGGAATTGTAACATCACCCTTGCCAGCTCACCCAGCTACAGGCAAACATGGCTGTTGCAAGAGAAATGTATTTGCAACTCCATCCATGGCCCATAATTTGCTGAGCATGAGCACAGTTTTTCATGATGACCAAAGTGAAAAGTATCCAGATTTCCTTAAGTCAGCACATGGGCATGTGGGTGCAATACTGCTCAGAGAACTTTGGTCCCCTGCCCAAAACCATGGGTACTGGAGAGATGgcaaaggagaggaaatgagGATGGTTGTGggttattttccctttttttttttcactcaagTTTTGAAAGAGAAGCTGCATTGCTCTGAATAAACCATCCTGGGCTTAGCTGggatttgtgtttgtttggtgCAAGACCCAACAGGAAACAAGGCACCTCTCCCACTGTACCTTCCACCAGACTGCATGGCAGGAAATACAAGTCCTTCCCTTGCTGACATCTCCCCCACACACGGCTCCCACGTCCTGGGAAGCTCCTGCTCCGCCAGCCTGCTCACTCCTTCCTCCGCTGTGCCGTGCCatgccagggctctgcaggcagaggaggagtTTGGGCACTCAGCTGAGTGCCCAGTAAAGTGCACATCTGGATGAGAtggtgggcagtgctgctgagcagctctggggctgggggctaCGCTGCCTTCAGCTGGCGCCGGTTCCACATGCCCCGCTTGGAGTGAAACCAGTGGAAAAAGTTCCTCAGGGACAGACGCTCCacttccagcccagcctgcaagATCCTGGCAGAAAGAGGAGGAGACTTAGGGAAAATGTCATCACAGAGATACTAAGGGACTCAGCCCCAGGTAAACTGTTTTTTTAAGTTGTGCTGTTGACTATTTGCTGCAAGCAAATTGGATAGTCCAGAATAGCTCAGGGGTATCCTGTATCCACAAGCAGCAATCTAATGATGCCTTCTGAGAGCAGAACTGGTCAGGAGGAAACATGGCTGGCTGCATTGCATTCAGCTCACAGGAAAGACAGGACAGGACCCAAATCCTTCAACTACAAACCCAGAGTCCCAGGATTTGTGCAGCAGAAATCCCTCATCACAAAATCCTCAAATATTTGAACTGTACCTCATAATCTTTAAATGCTTCTCCACCAGTTGGTCTTCAAGGCAATTCAATTGCTAGATGTTACATGGGAAATGTGAGGGACCCAGACTATGCTCTGCAGTGCTTGGACAGGACAAAGTCTTCACAATCACCAGTGCCTGATCTGCATGAGACCAACCAGCAGTGTggctggaaggcagcagaaaaCTGCTCTTCTCTTACTAGTGGCTACAGTAGAGTGTTTTGTGTCTCCTCACCTACTAGGTTTGAGGTCAGGATATGCTCAAAGACTCTCCCTCACTGGCCAAGGTTATGGTCCAAGCAGGCATCTCAATCTCCTTAGATCCCCACTCCTGTGGACATTGGTTCCCCAGGATGTGATGGGCTTCCCCTCCTGAGCACTTGAACAATGACAATGGATGCCTACCTGTCCAGGAGCTCCCAGTCCTCTCCTCCCCAGCGGTCCCGAAACTCTTTTGTGTTCATGCCTCCAATTTTGTCCAGGTCAGACTTGTATATGCCCAGGAGACCAAAGCCATTCACCTCCCAGTAGCCTGAGGAGAGCACAAAAGAGGCACAGCTTTGTTGGGGTTTTGAACCATTggtggctccagcagagctgctgagtgaGACTCAAGCTACTTTTAGCACAATGTTGACACCAGGGAGCAAACTCAGCACCAATGCAGAGCCAACCATGCCAACCagctttgggaatgggaaaagctTGTGGACAGACAGCATGGTCTGTCTGTCAACTTGCTAGCAGAGCCTCTCACATCTCCTGTCTGGCAACACAATTCCTGGACGGTCTCAGCTTCCCACAGTTGTCCCTGGATGGCCCAGGATGGACACCTCAGGCTAAGGGAAATCCTGTGCTGTACCACTTTTCCCTCTCCAACTTGGCTTGgtttccctccctcctggtctaccagctctgctcaggacaggctgtgccCCCTAAGAAAAGAGAGATATGGACAGACAGGAATAAAGGATGGTTTTTCCAAGGTCCTTAAATCCATAAAGAACTCTAGGAGACAACCAGGAGAAACATCAGTAAAGGGCTCTGCTAGTTTTTTGATCTCAAATTCCAGGTACCTGATGCTGTTAAACCCCATCCTATGTCTAACACACACTCACCCTGTGGACCTGGAAGTACCTCAAGCTCCACACCTTGACAATGTCAGAGGAACAAATGCAGAGGGGGCAGGAACTCTGCTCTTCCCCCATGTCCCAATGTCTGAGCTCTCTTACCATCAGGCCACTGTGGGGACATCCCACAGTGCAGCCTCATGACCATGGGGGCAAAGGCCATCTTGCCTTCCACACAGTGCTTCCTGATTGCATCAATGACTCCAGCTGGGAAGTGGATGTGGAGGTCGCACAGGAAGACAATGCTGTGTGGGTCctggaggcaggaaaaaaacaggttGAGGGTCAGGAAGACAGAGATATGGGAGTCAAAATCTCAGTGCTGCATCAGAAACTGAGATCCCAAGGGCTGGCAAAGCATCCACTGATGTTCAGTGACAAGTGTGAAATACCATGACTGtgagctggcagagccaggatCACAAAGCTGCTACTGCTGATTTCCATCCTGtgtggcagccccagctggtgGACCAAGAATCAGAGCACAGAATAAAGAGACCCTTACTCTGGAAGGACAGGAAACACATGCACATTTGAGCTGGTCTGTAAGGCTATTCCCCTGCTAAAAACCAGTGTGCTCAGTACCAAAAGCAGTGGTaacaccacacacacaccacaAACCTCCCCACCCACCCAAGGCCCCCAGACTCACCGTGACGAGGTCTATCCCTGCCTGGAGCCCAGCAGAACGCTCAAAATTCCCTGTCAGCTTCAGGTACTGATAGCTGGGGGTCAGAGGGGAAAGGGAAtttcagtggcacaggaggcagctccacaccagcactgggctgtggagctgccCTTGCCCTGTGCACCCCCTGAAGCAGAGGAAACCTTTGCTGGGGGAGCGCAaaagcccagcactgctcctggtCCCAGTGTGCCTAGAGAGTCCTGCTCCTGAGCAGAGCCTAGCAAAACTCTCCTCAGCTCTAGGCCAGCTCTGCCCTAGGACCAGAACTGGAAACTCCTGGCACATAATGGAAATGACCAGTCAAGGCTGTTTCAGACCAGAGCAGGGTCATTCCAGCAAACAGAGGTCTCCATGCTCTCTCTCCCACTTCTCACAGCTTTCTTGTCTTTTCTGTCCCCCCCTCCACCCCATCACTGTGAGActtgctttctcttctctctttcaaTCTTGAAAAAAGAGGCAAATACAATAAATTTAGCTGGAAAACCACACCAGGTATTGCCTTATACTTTTGTAAGACTGTTTTATGCATATATGTGTATGCACATCATAACAAAAACACATTCTTGTCTATGTGCAAGGTCTGGATGGACAGTGCCTGTGGTGTTCCAGCTATTTGCTGCACATATGTGTGTGAGTGGCTTTTTGTGACCAAGCAGTCCCCCCACCTGTGCAAGGTAGACCTTTTCAGAGCCTTCTCTACATCCATGTCCTCACTGCTGTAGTCTGTGATGATGACACTGAAGTAGGGATCCTTGGTGACCCGGAACAGCTCTTCCATGTCAGAGATGAACTGCAGTACCCAACGTGCCTGGTTTTTCACTGGTTGTATTGCAACAGGGAGAGAACCAAAGCAAGCTGATTTCAGTGGTGGTGTTTTGTCTCAACAGGCAAGGTTTCTTGCCTCCTGTTAAACCCCAACAACCTTTCAGGGATGATGAAATAGGCCTGGTCCACAGAGCCAGGAATCAGTGTGGGTTCTTTCCCACCACATGACAGAGGTTTTCTCTGAGTTACAAGCCATGGCTGCTTGGGCCCTATCATATTAAACTTGGAGAGAACAGAAATTGGAAGTGACCCAACAAGACGGCTGAGCCAGGCTCCGACCCATGCCCAGGACTGCCACCCCTCCATGTCCCCTTACCTGGCACCACGAAGTGAACCACGGCGCGGTGGTTCCAGGAGAAGCCCTGTGGCCAGCACAGCTCGGGCTCGCTGCCCGCGGCCATCAGGCGCCGGCGCCGGCCCCAGGCCaggctcctcatcctcctctcgTCCTCGTGGCCGGCgctgccctgccagcccggCGCGAACACGAACTCGGAGAGGCGCAGGCGGCGCTCGCCGcgctccagcagctccagctccagcaggtaGCGGCTGCCGCGCACGCGGTCCTGCCGCTTCTCCACGTTCACGATGCGCCGCAGCTGGAAGCGCCTGCGGAGACACAGCGGAGTGGGCACCAGCACTCTGCCTTaggctgcagtacaggatgtgcccaaaagtacaggatgtgaccagaagtacaggatgtgaccagaagtATCtgttctatcaccatctgttgagaccaggtggggcagtgatcctcATCTCCGTGACACATATTCTCTGCTAATGgaccatctgttaaaaccagctggggcaaccatctttatcttttcacaacccatccttcctccaggaagatatctcctgttaatgggccattgagtcccagggcatgactgataaaattacatcatcccactgggagatgctccagccagggggaggagccaaacatttcctacccaggtaaaatctgagatttggaacatcagagcagccttttccactggattccagagcaaagccagacctttcctcatcatccctggaccttcagaggaaaactgcaccttctacaggagcactgctccagctgaaccacatctgccactgcagcaggatgcagccaccattgaatgggactgctgccaacaccctgactgactgacagctTGGAtggtgtcagcttggattctgactctgtcagtgttttgggattgttctttgtaatactgtatttctattttaattttcctagtaaagaactgttattcctaattcccatatctttgcctgagagccccttaatttcagaattataataatttggagggagggggtttacattctccattccaaacagaggctcctgcctttcttagcagacacctgtctttcaaaccaggatatcccttccctccttcagccctgctgggctccttcCTGCAAGCTACCACAAACCTTTCTGTCCCCAGGTTCCccctgctttgctgtgctgcttctaAAGTCCCATGGGAATGTTTAGCACCTGTCTCTCCTAAATCCACAAGCATCTGGGATTCCAGccaagagaaaatatttggcaagagaaatgaaataaaggTGACACAGAAAATGACAAATGTGCCTGAATGATTGTGTAGGGCTGGTAAGAGTGAGTGTATTCAACACCACCTACAGCGATCTTGGCACAAGGACTATGTTTGGGCTACTGAAAGTGGCTCATGACAGCTTATCAAACAAGAATATGGAGTAGGACTGAGCAATCATACAGTAAAAACTGGCAGGAGCTGTAGATTCAGAATGGCCAAAACTGGATGAAATGCCAGGTTGTGCCCTTTCAAATCATAATATTTTCCTTGTGAGTTGAAAATCCTGAGAAAATCTTGTGTGTACTGATCAGTTACACCTGGTTGTGACTGATGTGACCCTGAAAAAGCAAATGTGATCTTAATATGTAGCATTAGGCCTACTTCCAGCAGGGAATAGAAGCTAAAAATACCCATTCCATAAAACATCCAGGATACTGGGCACTTATGTATAGGAAGACTAACACAAATTGAAACCTGCATGGAAAAAGACTGGttaaaaaatgataaaaataataaaaattaaggcCAGCCCAACAGAAGGGTTGGGAGTCAGAATGGTTAGCTTGTGGAGCCTAGAGGAAGCGTGTCTGTTTACCAGAAAGGATGGTAAATCTtgagaagaagaagaaccaTACCAAGACCACATAACAAAAGAGTACCAGCAAAAATGCTGGTACTATTTCTCAGGCAAAAGAAGTGTGCCTAAAGTCCAGCAGTGTTTTACACCCATTCCTTGCCTGAAATCTTATTTATCACATCTACTTCATCCCCTGCTTCCCCAATACCAATTACTCACACAACAGGTATTCCCCATGCAACACAGTAAACCAGCTCTGGGTTTTCTCACTGTGCCTTACCCTTTAGTTTTCTGGTTGAGCTTCCTCAGGAAGACACGTGTAACTTCCAGGGCCTCACTTTCTCTGAGCAGCAAATTTCCTGAGGTGTTGCATTTCAGGTCAATCCAGTCTGTGCGCAGCATATGGAAGTCCAGGTTGCTCATGCTGAAGGTCTGCTCCCAGTTGACAGCCTGGTCAAACACTGGGACATAATCAAAatcctcctcatcttcctcctctggGTCCCCATCCacctcttcctcttctgctgctcctccagacTTGCCCTTCACAGGAGAGGCCCCCTGAGCCTCTCCTTGTCCCACATCCCCGTTGGTGGCCACCTTTGGATCAGCAATGTAGGGCTGCACCTGGCTCAGCCCctgtggcagcctgggctgctggctggggctgccagtgCTCACTGTGTGTCTCCTGGCTTTGCCAGAGACCGGacctcctttcccagctggcacGGtgcctgctggctgcagcctgtccctCGTGGTGCTGAGGCCTCCTTGAAGTCCTTTCCCATTGGGAATTGTGACCTCTGAGTCCCTGGGGTGGCCAAGAGACTGCTGAGACACAGTTCTAGAAGGGGGGTTTTCCCTTCTGACAGGCACTCTGCCCTGGATGGCCCTGGCATGCTGCGGAGGGCTCCTGGAATTGTCTTTGACAGCAGCTTTTAAACGGGGTCTCTTGGTTACTGGGTGTCCCTCTAGGCCAGTCAGTCTGAGGCTTTGGTTGGTAGAGGCCAGCATGGCTGATTTGACACCAGATCttttcatcctcctcctccacatCTCCCCTCCTGCATGGTCACCCATCAGCGAGAGGAGCCGGCGGCGCTCCCGGAGGGAATAGTCGTCATGGATATTGTCACTGCCCACCAAGCTGCTGGGAGCCTTGcctgctggccctgccttccctgtgccagcctgctcaggggCACTGGTGCTCTCCACATCCTGCTCCTCGTACTGCAGGTCATCCAGGTTCCCCTCCTGGGAGCCTGAGGAATGAATCAAAAACGTTGACATGAATTAAATGAAAGAATTAAATGAATGAGAAAAGTTACACCTCTGGCATCCTCCCTGAATGGATTAAGGTTACACCTCTGGCACCCTCCCTGAATGAATCAAGGTTAcacctctgccttccctgccctgcccaggcaccCACCAGGCAGGGGTGCAGCTACTTCtcacctcctccctcctgctcagaGGTCAGGGATGCTCTCCCACGTGGCAGCTGAGCTCTTGCTGCCACCAGCCTCCTCAGCACCCATCACCCACCACTGCCAAAGGCTGTGGATCTGTCTGGCTTTGCTCTTAGCTGTGGCTctggccacagctctgcagggcaggtgtgACCAGAGGCTGCCACACTGCACACCTCTGGCTGTGTTACTCCTGCCCATGGTTTTGCTAGAATTGCACCTCAGCTGGTGCTACAAGACCACCCACAAAAGTGACACATAAAAGAATCCTTGGGTTCTGACGTTAGGGCCCTACTTGGCTGCTCTGTCTTGTCTCCAGAGTCCAGGCTCTTCTCTGGCCGATCCATTTTCATGTACTTGTAGAATCCAAATCTGCAGAGACAAGAGCAAAACACAAGTCTGATGAAAGTTACTTTGCCCTTACCTGGAAGAAGatcctgagcacagggagaCCATAATGAGCTATCTTGCTGGAAAAGTGACCCTCCTTATCCTGCAAAAAAGTCCCCCTGAAGGGCTGGGAGTCCTTGCACAAAGTGTTTGACTGTTGCAGCAAAAAATGCAGGGGGCATTCAAGTAGCAGTTCCCTTGTGGGGCCACCACTGGGATCTGGGCACagtgaaaatgcatttcttcccCCAGAGAGAGGCCTGGTGGTGAGCATAGCTTGGCTTTCACAGTGACAGCTATCAGGAGGTTCCAGCCACTGTCAGGCCAAGCCTGCTGGGAATACACTCCCTGATGTAAGAGAACAAACATGCTCTGACTCAGCTGCTGGGTTAACAGTGCAAGAAAAGTGCTGGTAGACCTAAAAGCCCTTGAGACCCAAACGTATTTTCAACTTAAGTTATCAAAAGAAACTATAAATGCTTTAATGTTTTGCAAAACTTAGGGGATCTTTAAGAATTAAGAAAGTCCTACAGAAATGAGCATGAAATTCCACACCAATTCCAGCCTTCAagctcctccccaccctgctaGTAAACCCAAATTTACAGCATGCTACCTTTCCAAATAATAAGGGTTTTCCTGGTAGAAGCATTTGTTGTCTTTCTCCATGTGACTCAGGCGGCTGTAATCATTTGGGTAAACAAAGGATAAATGAACCTGTGAGGAAGGGAGAAAGACAAAGTGAAACCCTCAGAAATGCCAGACATCAGCCACAAGGTGACCCAGACATAGCTGCAGGATAACCAGCCCTTTTtagagggagcaggagctgctcactcTTTGCCTCTCTAGTAGCAAGCTGTGAGAATGGAAGACAGAAGAAGCATGCAGGATTCTGTATGCAtgtgttggatcccagaaacctggggttttgagctttctgtgctgtctggccccctggagaacactgcttttgacctgaagCCTTAcagaaggcttccaaatttaaGTGATgaagttaaaatcacaggtgtgtagttaaataaaagtgtgtgcCTTCACATAGTAAATGGTTTTAAATATGAGATTTTTATAGTATAGTAATGGGTATGAAACAAGATAGaagattttgggtggtgtcttTTCAGTgttcatcttccttctccttcatgGGTTTCAGGTAGTAATTTCTGGTTAGtcagtcagtgtcacactgaaAGGTCATGGGAATTTAGTTATTAGGTTAagagtataaataatataggtgttaattctctattgggttgtttagctttaaaagaccttgtagcagctggatctttctccattttcttttaacagCTACCTAGAAGTGCTGCTGAACGCTTTGTACTTTttgataaaatttaataaacaaccaaacccaaacacaaaataaatctgtttcCATGGTGTATTTGTTAATCCTAACTCTgagtaaaagcaaaaaagacTGAAACAAACAAttaattaagtggtgcaaaacTCCCACTGCTGTTAAATGCATGTGCCTTTCACCCTCTTCCTCAGCATCTGCCCACCTCTCTGTGAGCTCAAGTCCTGCAACAGAGTGAGAACTagctgggagagagagagagccagGTCCTCCTGAAGAGATGCCTGTGGCTTTGGTAATCCACACATACTGCATGGAGAATGAAGCCCTCAGCCATTGTGAGGCTCCCTGGGAATGCAAATTCAGGCCCCATGGTTCACAGGATCTCTTCTTCCTCTTGGAGTATGGATGTCCTAGATTACAATATGCCCAAActgtgtattctatcaccatctgctgaaaccaggtggggcagtgattcttatctctgtgagagatattctctgctaatgggccatctgttaaaaccagatggggcatgttctttatctttcccatgaccTATTCTTCCTCCAATAcgtatcttctgttaatgggccactgagtcccactgtatgactgataaaattacatcatcccattgggagatgcttcACCCATGGGGAGGAGctaagcctttcctacctagataaaaactgagatttggaacattagagcagcccttacccactggtttccagaggtcaagagctaccaggatcactgcttcaacaagaccacttcatctggcctgctaccaccaccctaactagcgtggtgtcaggttgtattctcACTCTGTCagtagtttttcttttgtactattgcctgtatttatttttctcttttttcctattaaattgtacttctgacttggagtctctcaccagttttgctttcaaaaccattacaatGCAACACCACGTTTCTCCTGGCTAAGAAAGCCTTACAAGGGCTTAGAAAACTTACAAACTGGAGCCCCTGGTAGCGCTGCAGAGGAAATCCATTCACCAGGTAGCTGGGCTTGTAGGGGCAGTCCGGCAGCGCCCGGCGCACACGGGACTTGCTGagcagaggcactgcaggaaaGGAACAGGGGtaagggctgcaggaggagccctGTTGCAACCCATGCACCAGCTCAGCTACTTCTGGGCTCTATTCAGCCATGTGAAATAGTAAGAAATGGATTAAACAAAGCTTCTTGCACTGCTCAACTCTTCGCGCTCCTTTAAGGCGCTTACACAAAAATACGCTTGGGGATGTTGTGTGAGCTGGATGCCAAGAATGGGCAGCTGGCTTTAATCTGTGCTTTGTCTCCTGCAGTGACTGATActtcctcagctgctttgcAAGTCTTACCTTCATAAAGGGTGTCCCGAGGGTCAGGCTTCAGCATGTCAGCCGGGTGTGCCCTGCTGCCCGCAGCCGCGCTCCTGCGGCTGGCCAGCGTCCGCGGGATGTGCCCCACCTCGTCCATCTTCAGGAGCGTCTCGTCTAGAAACCAGAGAGACAACACAAGGGGGAGGCAGGGGATCACCTGCTCCTCGTCCAGTGCcagccctttccatggcacCAATGCTGTCTCTGGCACAGGCAAAGGAAAGGCTCTACCCAGGAAGTTTGAGATACAGAAGCTGGGGGGTGGGAGCACTGCTTTCACTGacagcaaacacacacagtGATGAGCAGTGGAGGAAAATAACCTCCTGCCTTGGATACAGCACCAGGGGTGTGCTGAACAGGCCCCATGCTGGCAGGAACTACTGGACACCTCTGTATTATTAGTATTAAGTTTCTTTTCAAAGGAGATAAAGAAAGATGAATGAGAGGAGAAACCTCAGGAGCAAAGCTTTTGCCTGTGCTGGATAAGGATCAGGATCTTGGGGAAGGACCTTCAGTGGCTGAGGAGGATGTTACTCCAGAAAGAGAATGAAGCCCCACAGTAAGGCAAGAACAACAGGAACCTCAAACTCAAGACTGGGTATTGGTTACATTTCTCCTTGGGTACTGCTGTCACAGGAGTTCATGTCTCCATGGATCTTACTCTAAAATGAGAGGAATTGAATAAAAAGTCCATGAGGAAAAGCTATATCCTGTCAAGAGCACTGGTGTGCAACTCCTGGGTACTGAACTACATGGGACCCCAGAAAGAATGGGATGTCATGTGATACAGCCAAAGGCTAATATGGACGAGGGAAAAACTATGGGCAGAAGGCAACAGATAAAAATGAGACTGCAACACTGCACCTAATTGTCAAGGGATCTTCTGGAAAGTCAGTCTTATTTTCTACCTAACCCTAATtagtaagaagaaaaaagcagaaggaaaaaggatgAAGATGGAAAGCCTAGTCTTAGCCAAATGGGAGgtttcagaaaacacagcagcaggttGTGATCCAAGACACAGCAGACAGATGCCTTGATTACATCAGGGAGTCCTCCAAGCACAAAAGGGCTGGTAtggaaaaaagcccagaaatGTTGGAAGGCAACAGCAGTAGATATGGAAAGGGGGaatgctggcagagcagagtgATGCTGACAAAGCTGGGTAAGGGTAAACAGGACTAAGGAGCTTCTTAACTGATAACACCACCACTTGATGTGCTAAGAAGGGTTTACAAAACAGGAGGGACTGGACTGATGTGTTTGCAGCAATCCAGCACCAACTCAAGGAGACCTGAGGCTGGTACAGAAGaaagcagcattcccagcatcACCAGTGCATCCTGTTGTGCTCAGGACCCAGAGGGAAATCTCCTGGagtgccacagcagccccttctccctggctgtgtctgGCTGGCAGCacacccctgcagctcccatttCTGGGACTCACTTCCCCCTGGCTCTCAGCAAGCAAACTCCATCCTGGGCTACTCTCAATCTACAACACTTCTCACCTATGCAGactctcccctctgcccttcctCACTACCTCCAGACTTCCCTGAAATAATGCTCCAATCTTACTTCTGATTCTCCTGTGTTTAATAATGAGTCACACCCTTGTCCAGAAGTCTTTCTCCTGAACTGTCTCCACCTTTTTCTCCCAGTGATGTGTATGCCTGGTATTTGCCTGGATAGACAATGATTCACGGTGAAACACTGGATGCAGATACACTCAGGAAGAATGGGGAGGTGCTTGGGAAAACTTGTGATGAAGATACTTACTAGCAAAAAGCGAGAGATACTGGGAGTCAATGACTTTGAACTTCGCTTCTGGGTCATTCAGTCTCCACTGGAACAGAGAAACACTGAATTAAATGAACTACCTATGCAGTTAACCAAACATGAACAAAAGGAACACACTACCCCTACTAGGACTGATTTTACCCAGCAGCAAAAGACTGGGAATGAGCTGAGATCCCCCAGGACTCATCCAAACCAGGAAAGGCCAAAAATCTGCAACAGACCCCAGAGAAGGCAGATCTATCCCAAATAAGCAGAGGAAGGGGTCCTGACACATGGCCAGGACTACCCCACACAGAAGCAGGTAAGGGCTCTGGAAGGGATAAGCTACATCCCAAGCAAGGAGGAGCTGAGgccagggaaaggagggaaatggTCACAAACATCATTCCCATGGGGACACATGCACCATTCCCACAGACTCACTGCTACTTCCACATGGTCTGTTCCTCTGTCATCCTGCTTGTGCAGCACCTCAAAGTAGTACCTGCCTGCTGCTGACAACCTGTGAAGAACAAGGTGTCTGTCAccaggagcactggggagcGTTTCTTAGCTTGTCAGCAGACAATGAGTGGAGAGCAACCACACCCCTGAAACAACCTAATtctcagggcaggcagggttAGGCTGCCAAGAAAATCCAGATCCTGACAGTGAGATAGGGAGCTTCACTTGTGCACCTGGAGCACTCCAGACCCTTCTCAGTTAA
Coding sequences:
- the B4GALNT3 gene encoding beta-1,4-N-acetylgalactosaminyltransferase 3 isoform X1, whose translation is MRGRLLARLRRRRQLRLLLALGALALALWAAYLELVAVAAPQRRYESWRELAKVLSDTSVPDEDPDIQLDHPHQLGHQIQELQKGGRNKSNYAAVDKPVPWMPEFQGQANLHVFEDWCGSSIEQLRRNLHFPLFPHTRTTLKKLAVSPKWTNYGLRIFGYLHPFTDGEFQFAIAADDNAEFWLSPGENPSGLQLLASVGKTGKEWTAPGEFGKFHSQKSSMVRLSAAGRYYFEVLHKQDDRGTDHVEVAWRLNDPEAKFKVIDSQYLSLFANETLLKMDEVGHIPRTLASRRSAAAGSRAHPADMLKPDPRDTLYEVPLLSKSRVRRALPDCPYKPSYLVNGFPLQRYQGLQFVHLSFVYPNDYSRLSHMEKDNKCFYQENPYYLERFGFYKYMKMDRPEKSLDSGDKTEQPSSQEGNLDDLQYEEQDVESTSAPEQAGTGKAGPAGKAPSSLVGSDNIHDDYSLRERRRLLSLMGDHAGGEMWRRRMKRSGVKSAMLASTNQSLRLTGLEGHPVTKRPRLKAAVKDNSRSPPQHARAIQGRVPVRRENPPSRTVSQQSLGHPRDSEVTIPNGKGLQGGLSTTRDRLQPAGTVPAGKGGPVSGKARRHTVSTGSPSQQPRLPQGLSQVQPYIADPKVATNGDVGQGEAQGASPVKGKSGGAAEEEEVDGDPEEEDEEDFDYVPVFDQAVNWEQTFSMSNLDFHMLRTDWIDLKCNTSGNLLLRESEALEVTRVFLRKLNQKTKGRFQLRRIVNVEKRQDRVRGSRYLLELELLERGERRLRLSEFVFAPGWQGSAGHEDERRMRSLAWGRRRRLMAAGSEPELCWPQGFSWNHRAVVHFVVPVKNQARWVLQFISDMEELFRVTKDPYFSVIITDYSSEDMDVEKALKRSTLHSYQYLKLTGNFERSAGLQAGIDLVTDPHSIVFLCDLHIHFPAGVIDAIRKHCVEGKMAFAPMVMRLHCGMSPQWPDGYWEVNGFGLLGIYKSDLDKIGGMNTKEFRDRWGGEDWELLDRILQAGLEVERLSLRNFFHWFHSKRGMWNRRQLKAA
- the B4GALNT3 gene encoding beta-1,4-N-acetylgalactosaminyltransferase 3 isoform X2; this encodes MVSGYLATCILSLMTGKEWTAPGEFGKFHSQKSSMVRLSAAGRYYFEVLHKQDDRGTDHVEVAWRLNDPEAKFKVIDSQYLSLFANETLLKMDEVGHIPRTLASRRSAAAGSRAHPADMLKPDPRDTLYEVPLLSKSRVRRALPDCPYKPSYLVNGFPLQRYQGLQFVHLSFVYPNDYSRLSHMEKDNKCFYQENPYYLERFGFYKYMKMDRPEKSLDSGDKTEQPSSQEGNLDDLQYEEQDVESTSAPEQAGTGKAGPAGKAPSSLVGSDNIHDDYSLRERRRLLSLMGDHAGGEMWRRRMKRSGVKSAMLASTNQSLRLTGLEGHPVTKRPRLKAAVKDNSRSPPQHARAIQGRVPVRRENPPSRTVSQQSLGHPRDSEVTIPNGKGLQGGLSTTRDRLQPAGTVPAGKGGPVSGKARRHTVSTGSPSQQPRLPQGLSQVQPYIADPKVATNGDVGQGEAQGASPVKGKSGGAAEEEEVDGDPEEEDEEDFDYVPVFDQAVNWEQTFSMSNLDFHMLRTDWIDLKCNTSGNLLLRESEALEVTRVFLRKLNQKTKGRFQLRRIVNVEKRQDRVRGSRYLLELELLERGERRLRLSEFVFAPGWQGSAGHEDERRMRSLAWGRRRRLMAAGSEPELCWPQGFSWNHRAVVHFVVPVKNQARWVLQFISDMEELFRVTKDPYFSVIITDYSSEDMDVEKALKRSTLHSYQYLKLTGNFERSAGLQAGIDLVTDPHSIVFLCDLHIHFPAGVIDAIRKHCVEGKMAFAPMVMRLHCGMSPQWPDGYWEVNGFGLLGIYKSDLDKIGGMNTKEFRDRWGGEDWELLDRILQAGLEVERLSLRNFFHWFHSKRGMWNRRQLKAA